A stretch of the Neodiprion lecontei isolate iyNeoLeco1 chromosome 4, iyNeoLeco1.1, whole genome shotgun sequence genome encodes the following:
- the LOC107227993 gene encoding transcription factor Adf-1, producing MDNDHTDYCRRSNNSRNFEDCGMQENLDPQVVLQNQEERGFDEILIDAVKSYPHLYDTSCKDYRDAIKKENSWVEIAGVLNATPQICSTRWTRLRESYSKEKKKKNTENKSGSGAAQRRGFVHFEAMRFIDKFVKTRSSVSNVKMTQPFSSTHQQSESRNQAISKWVQQQGDFTSEIHSSSSQQDIINVSKSTNRPTPCTTPEVMNFEEASSSSSFSTDFTVNEFENRSASTSNESSYQSPLASPTIHETPNTFKKPPSYTKGRFNPYITIKKDFKKKEAENDEFEASFINFNKVVTAHLVNKKKPEQTCNDHDHSFGNLIVTELNRMKEDEKINKKREILKILWQNSSPKKD from the exons ATGGACAACGATCATACGGATTACTGTCGACGAAGCAATAATTCAAGGAATTTCGAAGACTGTGGAATGCAAGAAAATTTGGATCCTCAAGTGGTACTACAAAATCAAGAAGAGCGAGGTTTTGATGAAATCTTGATAGATGCGGTTAAAAGCTATCCGCATCTGTACGATACAAGCTGCAAAGACTACCGCGATGCCATTAAAAAAGAGAACTCCTGGGTGGAGATAGCCGGAGTTTTGAATGCGACTC CTCAAATTTGCTCCACTCGTTGGACTCGATTAAGGGAATCTTactcgaaagaaaaaaaaaaaaaaaatactgagaATAAGAGCGGAAGTGGAGCGGCTCAACGGCGAGGATTCGTACACTTCGAAGCCATGCGATTTATAGATAAATTCGTAAAAACTCGATC ATCGGTCAGCAATGTCAAGATGACACAACCATTCAGTTCAACTCATCAGCAAAGCGAGAGTCGAAATCAGGCAATCTCAAAATGGGTGCAGCAGCAAGGCGATTTCACTTCGGAAATCCACAGCAGTTCATCGCAACAAGATATCATCAATGTATCGAAATCAACAAATCGACCGACTCCATGCACGACACCCgaagtgatgaattttgaggaagcgtcatcatcatcgtcttTTTCAACAGATTTCACTGTGAACGAGTTTGAAAATCGATCAGCGTCCACGTCGAATGAATCATCATATCAGTCTCCACTAGCGTCACCCACAATACATGAAACTCCCAACACTTTCAAGAAACCACCATCATATACGAAGGGCAGATTTAATCCATatataacgataaaaaaagactttaaaaaaaaagaagcagagaatgatgaatttgaagcatctttcattaattttaataaggTAGTTACAGCGCATTtggtaaataagaaaaaaccTGAACAAACATGTAACGATCACGACCATTCTTTCGGCAATTTAATTGTGACAGAATTGAATAGAATGAaggaggatgaaaaaatcaataaaaaacgagaaatcctgaaaattttatggCAGAATAGTAGCCCCAAAAAAGATTAG